The Eleginops maclovinus isolate JMC-PN-2008 ecotype Puerto Natales chromosome 24, JC_Emac_rtc_rv5, whole genome shotgun sequence genome contains a region encoding:
- the igfbp5a gene encoding insulin-like growth factor-binding protein 5a, producing the protein MLWSVSFLLLPLLSITGCGSSFVPCQPCDQKALSMCPPVPVGCQLVKEPGCGCCLTCALEEDQPCGVYTRPCTRGLRCLPKNGEEKPLHALLHGRGLCRNEKLYKLLHPSKDGESQQTKAPLRDHISSRKAHAMKQAKDRKKQLARLGPSSNLDFSPLSLDKTEPEFGPCGRRLDNLIQSMKDTSRVLALSLYIPNCDKKGFFKRKQCKPSRGRRRGICWCVDRFGDKIPGINYTEGDLQCKDFDSSTNTNE; encoded by the exons ATGCTGTGGAGTGTTTCCTTCCTACTGCTTCCCCTGCTGAGCATCACCGGCTGCGGCTCGTCCTTCGTGCCTTGCCAGCCGTGCGATCAGAAGGCCCTGTCCATGTGTCCGCCGGTGCCGGTGGGCTGTCAGCTGGTGAAGGAGCCCGGCTGCGGCTGCTGCCTGACGTGCGCGCTCGAAGAGGACCAGCCGTGCGGCGTGTACACCCGGCCGTGCACGCGCGGACTCCGCTGCCTGCCCAAGAATGGAGAGGAGAAGCCGCTGCACGCGCTGCTGCACGGCCGGGGGCTGTGCAGGAACGAGAAGTTGTATAAACTGCTGCATCCCTCCAAAG ACGGAGAATCTCAGCAAACCAAAGCACCCTTAAGAGACCACATCAGCAGTCGGAAAGCCCATGCCATGAAGCAGGCCAAGGATCGCAAGAAGCAGCTGGCCAGGCTTGGACCCTCCAGTAATCTGGACTTCTCCCCACTCAGCCTGGATAAAACAGAGCCCGAGTTC ggcCCCTGCGGAAGAAGACTGGATAATCTCATTCAGAGCATGAAGGACACTTCTCGGGTGTTGGCTCTCTCTCTGTACATCCCAAACTGTGACAAGAAGGGCTTCTTCAAGCGCAAGCAG TGTAAGCCGTCTCGTGGTCGCAGAAGGGGGATCTGCTGGTGCGTGGACCGATTTGGCGACAAAATCCCCGGCATCAACTACACCGAGGGAGACCTGCAGTGCAAAGATTTCGacagcagcaccaacaccaACGAATGA
- the igfbp2a gene encoding insulin-like growth factor-binding protein 2-A, with the protein MIMTQTLMPLTMLSYAGCSLLILSASLAGASLAEMVFRCPGCTAERQALCPRLTETCAEIVREPGCGCCPVCARQESEMCGVYTPRCATGLRCYPTPDSEVPLEQLVQGQGQCRRKVDPETATYSQEQREQTSGEVVETLPEQGVSEIPAIRKPSKETTWLGPKESAVRQHRQEMKTKMKTNKVEEVKPARPKQTQCQQELDQILERISKMPFRDNRGPLEDLYALHIPNCDKRGQYNLKQCKMSLHGQRGECWCVNPHTGRTITSAPTVRGDPNCSQYLRDLELELEIPDMAQI; encoded by the exons ATGATAATGACCCAAACCCTCATGCCTTTAACAATGCTGTCGTACGCGGGCTGCAGCTTGCTGATCCTCTCCGCGTCTCTCGCCGGTGCCTCCCTGGCGGAGATGGTGTTCCGCTGCCCGGGCTGCACCGCGGAGCGCCAGGCTCTGTGCCCGAGGCTCACCGAGACTTGCGCGGAGATAGTGCGCGAACCCGGCTGCGGGTGTTGCCCCGTGTGCGCCCGGCAAGAGAGCGAGATGTGCGGCGTGTACACTCCGAGGTGCGCCACCGGTCTGCGGTGCTACCCTACGCCCGACTCGGAGGTTCCTTTGGAGCAACTGGTGCAGGGCCAGGGCCAGTGCCGGCGCAAAGTGGACCCCGAGACCGCCACTTACAGCCAGGAGCAGCGGGAGCAGACCAGCG GTGAGGTTGTGGAGACGCTGCCTGAGCAGGGTGTGAGTGAGATCCCGGCCATCAGGAAGCCCAGCAAAGAGACCACCTGGCTGGGACCCAAGGAGAGCGCCGTACGCCAGCACAGACAGGAGATGAAGACCAAGATGAAGACCAACAAGGTGGAAGAGGTGAAGCCTGCACGGCCCAAACAG ACTCAGTGTCAGCAGGAGCTTGACCAGATCCTGGAAAGGATATCTAAGATGCCCTTCAGAGATAACCGAGGTCCCCTGGAAGACCTGTACGCCTTGCACATCCCCAACTGCGACAAGAGGGGGCAGTATAACCTCAAACAG tgcaaGATGTCCCTCCACGGTCAGAGGGGCGAGTGCTGGTGCGTCAACCCCCACACCGGCCGAACTATCACATCAGCCCCCACTGTGAGGGGCGACCCCAACTGCAGCCAGTACCTCAGAgacctggagctggagctggagatcCCTGACATGGCCCAGATATGA